In Balneola sp., a single genomic region encodes these proteins:
- a CDS encoding alpha-mannosidase gives MKRNGSRVSIISILFLAAMSLFSCSNYQNPNNFTDVFIGTGGHGHTYPGATVPFGMIQPGPVNGTEGWDWTSGYHYSDSLIAGFTQTHLSGTGIGDLNDILIQPVNGYEDFEIDSKYPDKPFYTSKFSHQYEKAVPGYYSVLLQDFDINAEMTATDRVAMYRFTYPDYENRSLIIDLGFRINWDTVDSSRVDSVDENTITGYRMSSGWAKDQRVYFAMEFSEPFKIGHSESLLDTEQDDSVVTRWERVQIDFKNRSEKILAKVAISSVSEAGALKNLSTLKEWDFDETRIFAEMAWQKELEQIKVTGGRDRKTKFYTALYHTKVAPVLYSDVDGKFRGGDGKVYQDSTYQRHTVFSLWDTFRAQHPLLTITNPDRVNDLINTMLDFYQETGYLPVWELHGNETNTMTGYHAVPVILDAYQKGYRGFDAELAFEAMKASAMQDHRDTDLYRKYQYVPSDLGHESVTKTLEYAYDDWCIAQMAFLLEKEAEYEHFIVRSGFWQNLYDEETKFMRGKTADGNWITPFDPLQSIHNQSPNYTEGNAWQHSWFVPHDVERLINKIGGDKAFISRLDSMFNMPSVLTGEDISPDISGMIGQYAHGNEPSHHIAYLYNFAGAPWKTQKLVSQIMDSLYTIEPDGLTGNEDAGQMSAWYVLSSMGFYPVNPANSVYVLGSPRFEEVEITLPGEKSFNIRAEKLNDQNVYIQSVKLNGESLQRSYITHAEVVSGGELIFEMGSSPNKEWAKKKDQRPPNMVYNN, from the coding sequence ATGAAAAGAAATGGAAGCCGGGTTTCGATAATCAGTATTCTTTTTCTGGCAGCCATGTCTCTGTTTTCATGTTCAAACTATCAGAATCCAAATAACTTCACAGATGTATTTATCGGAACGGGCGGGCATGGGCACACTTACCCCGGTGCTACCGTGCCTTTTGGGATGATTCAGCCCGGACCTGTTAACGGAACAGAAGGCTGGGATTGGACTTCTGGATATCACTACTCGGATAGCCTGATTGCCGGATTTACCCAAACTCATTTAAGTGGAACCGGAATCGGGGACTTAAATGATATCCTCATCCAACCGGTAAATGGTTATGAAGATTTTGAGATAGATTCAAAATATCCGGATAAGCCTTTTTATACTTCAAAATTCTCACACCAGTATGAGAAAGCTGTTCCGGGTTACTACAGCGTTTTGCTTCAGGATTTTGACATCAATGCAGAGATGACCGCTACAGATCGGGTCGCAATGTACCGGTTTACCTACCCTGATTATGAGAACCGTTCTTTAATTATAGATCTCGGCTTTCGAATAAACTGGGATACTGTTGATTCCTCCAGAGTTGATAGTGTTGATGAAAACACGATTACCGGCTACAGGATGTCCTCGGGCTGGGCGAAAGATCAGCGGGTATATTTTGCGATGGAGTTCTCAGAACCTTTTAAGATTGGTCATTCAGAATCTCTGTTGGATACGGAGCAAGATGACTCAGTAGTTACAAGATGGGAAAGAGTTCAAATTGATTTCAAAAACCGAAGCGAGAAAATACTGGCCAAAGTAGCCATCTCTTCAGTAAGCGAAGCAGGTGCATTGAAAAATCTTTCCACCCTTAAAGAATGGGACTTCGATGAAACCCGGATTTTTGCTGAAATGGCCTGGCAAAAAGAGCTGGAGCAAATCAAGGTGACAGGAGGTAGAGACCGTAAAACAAAATTCTATACAGCTCTGTATCACACCAAAGTTGCACCGGTTTTATATTCTGATGTTGATGGAAAGTTCAGGGGCGGAGACGGCAAGGTCTATCAGGATTCTACATACCAACGCCATACGGTTTTTTCTTTATGGGATACTTTTCGGGCACAACATCCACTACTTACCATAACCAACCCGGATCGGGTAAATGATCTGATAAATACTATGCTCGATTTCTATCAGGAGACAGGATATTTACCGGTTTGGGAGCTCCACGGAAATGAAACGAATACGATGACGGGCTATCATGCCGTACCCGTAATCCTTGATGCTTACCAAAAAGGATATCGTGGCTTTGATGCTGAACTCGCTTTCGAGGCTATGAAAGCCAGCGCAATGCAAGACCATCGCGATACCGATTTATACAGGAAGTACCAATATGTACCCTCAGATTTAGGTCATGAATCGGTGACCAAAACTCTGGAATATGCTTACGATGACTGGTGTATTGCACAAATGGCATTCCTTTTAGAAAAAGAAGCAGAGTACGAACATTTTATAGTGAGATCGGGATTTTGGCAAAATTTGTATGATGAGGAAACAAAATTCATGCGGGGTAAAACAGCCGATGGAAATTGGATAACCCCTTTCGACCCCCTGCAATCTATTCACAACCAAAGCCCGAATTATACTGAGGGAAATGCGTGGCAACATAGCTGGTTTGTTCCTCATGATGTGGAAAGACTTATCAACAAAATAGGTGGGGATAAAGCGTTCATTTCCCGTTTAGATTCTATGTTCAATATGCCTTCTGTGTTAACCGGAGAAGATATCTCACCAGATATTTCTGGTATGATTGGACAGTATGCGCATGGAAATGAACCGAGTCACCACATAGCGTATTTATATAATTTTGCAGGAGCTCCATGGAAAACCCAGAAGCTGGTTAGTCAAATTATGGACAGCCTATATACTATCGAACCAGATGGACTGACGGGCAACGAAGACGCAGGGCAAATGTCTGCATGGTATGTACTCAGCTCAATGGGTTTTTATCCTGTTAATCCGGCAAACAGTGTTTACGTATTGGGAAGTCCGCGTTTTGAAGAAGTTGAGATCACTTTGCCGGGGGAGAAAAGCTTTAACATTCGGGCTGAGAAATTGAATGATCAAAATGTGTACATTCAGTCAGTAAAATTAAATGGTGAGTCTCTTCAGAGAAGTTATATAACTCATGCTGAGGTCGTGAGTGGAGGCGAGTTGATTTTTGAGATGGGAAGTAGTCCAAATAAAGAATGGGCGAAAAAGAAAGATCAGCGACCACCTAATATGGTATATAATAACTGA
- a CDS encoding ketosteroid isomerase, translated as MDSNKQLIHKLYLALKEQDAKTMLSCYHEKATFKDPVFELHSKSEIDDMWTMLCSRAKEFELTFDEVEADDSTGSAHVEAKYLFSATGRKVHNKIDANFQFQDGLIIEHRDYFDFWRWSRYALGLPGYLLGWTPFLQKKVQKEVRNSMEKFRG; from the coding sequence ATGGATAGTAACAAACAGTTGATTCATAAACTTTACTTAGCACTCAAAGAGCAGGATGCCAAAACCATGCTGAGTTGCTATCACGAAAAAGCCACTTTTAAAGATCCTGTATTTGAACTTCATTCAAAAAGTGAAATTGATGATATGTGGACGATGCTTTGCAGTCGTGCCAAAGAGTTTGAGCTTACTTTTGATGAAGTAGAAGCTGATGATTCAACCGGTTCAGCACATGTAGAAGCCAAATATCTATTTTCAGCTACCGGCCGTAAAGTTCACAATAAAATTGATGCTAACTTCCAGTTTCAGGATGGACTGATTATCGAGCATAGAGATTATTTTGATTTTTGGCGATGGAGCAGGTACGCTTTGGGCCTGCCCGGGTATTTGCTTGGCTGGACTCCATTTCTGCAAAAGAAAGTGCAAAAAGAAGTCCGCAATAGCATGGAGAAGTTTAGGGGATAA
- a CDS encoding flavodoxin reductase, which yields MAHTLKIKDIQNVTHDVKSFTIEKPDGYDFEPGQATEVAIDKDGWREEKRPFTFTSLPEDDELEFTIKIYPEHDGVTEQIGKLEVGDAFLVDDAWGTIQYDGEGVFIAGGAGVTPFIAILRDLNKNGEIGNNTLIFSNKTEKDIILQKEFEDILGNQFINVITDEEPSGDHVFLDGFIDKEFLASLINDFDQPFYVCGPGPFNDAIMGYLKELGADPEALVFEE from the coding sequence ATGGCACATACACTCAAGATAAAAGACATTCAGAACGTAACGCACGACGTAAAAAGCTTCACTATTGAAAAACCGGATGGCTACGATTTTGAGCCGGGGCAGGCCACGGAAGTAGCTATTGATAAAGATGGATGGAGAGAAGAGAAACGTCCATTTACCTTCACTTCTCTGCCTGAAGATGATGAGCTTGAATTCACCATAAAGATTTATCCAGAGCATGACGGAGTAACCGAGCAGATCGGGAAGCTGGAAGTTGGAGATGCTTTCTTGGTTGATGATGCTTGGGGAACCATTCAGTACGACGGCGAAGGAGTCTTTATAGCAGGTGGGGCTGGAGTAACACCATTTATAGCTATTCTGCGAGATCTTAACAAAAATGGTGAGATCGGAAATAACACCCTCATCTTTTCCAACAAAACAGAAAAGGATATTATCCTGCAAAAAGAATTTGAGGATATTCTGGGGAATCAGTTCATCAATGTGATTACAGATGAAGAACCATCGGGAGACCATGTTTTCTTAGATGGATTTATCGATAAGGAATTTCTGGCTTCACTAATTAATGACTTTGATCAGCCGTTTTACGTATGTGGTCCAGGTCCTTTTAATGATGCGATTATGGGATATTTGAAAGAGCTAGGGGCCGACCCGGAAGCATTAGTTTTTGAGGAGTGA
- the rdgB gene encoding non-canonical purine NTP pyrophosphatase, RdgB/HAM1 family gives MRLTKLVLASQNPHKIEELEQILGPLGIEVLSTKDFPELEEVVEDRPTLQGNALKKAEYVASFTGLPALSDDTGLEVDALDGAPGVYSARYAGKNASYQDNVDRLLKELAGKENRKARFRTVVALVNGLEEFTFEGVCHGKITTAEKGDKGFGYDPVFQPDGFEKTFAELHSAIKNDISHRGKAVQKFVEFLKK, from the coding sequence ATGAGACTCACAAAACTCGTATTAGCTTCTCAGAATCCTCATAAAATAGAGGAATTAGAACAAATACTAGGTCCACTGGGGATTGAAGTCCTTTCAACGAAGGACTTTCCCGAGCTGGAAGAAGTAGTTGAAGATCGCCCAACTTTGCAGGGGAATGCTCTTAAAAAAGCAGAGTATGTTGCAAGTTTTACAGGACTGCCTGCTCTTTCTGATGATACTGGTTTAGAAGTTGATGCCCTTGATGGTGCTCCGGGTGTTTATTCTGCCAGGTACGCCGGTAAAAATGCCAGCTATCAGGATAATGTAGATAGGCTGTTAAAAGAATTGGCCGGTAAAGAAAATCGTAAGGCCCGATTCAGAACGGTTGTAGCACTTGTGAATGGGTTGGAAGAATTTACTTTTGAAGGAGTCTGTCACGGAAAAATCACAACTGCTGAAAAGGGAGATAAGGGATTTGGATATGACCCTGTTTTTCAGCCGGATGGTTTTGAGAAAACTTTTGCTGAACTCCATTCAGCTATCAAAAATGACATTTCTCATCGCGGCAAAGCCGTTCAAAAATTTGTGGAGTTCCTGAAAAAATGA
- a CDS encoding adenylosuccinate synthase, with the protein MSTRVVIGAQWGDEGKGKIVDLLSNKADYVVRFQGGANAGHTLKFDDKKVVLHLIPSGIFNGDANCVIGNGVVIDPIALVEEINGVKEMGFSLEGRFFISQTAHVILPYHKLLDQLKEKRRGGDAIGTTGRGIGPAYVSKVSRVGIRMVDLLDRDVLREKIDQNLKDINFALENLYKEPTLSTDDLLAELEDSIKTLEPYICNTTNLMHEGIKNGKSILLEGAQGTMLDVDHGTYPYVTSSSPTSGGACTGSGIPPTALDKVMGITKAYCTRVGNGPFPTELLDETGEELRKKGAEFGATTGRPRRCGWLDLVALKYVVQLNGINELTLTKMDVMDGFEEIKVCTAYKLNGEETDVYPLSLEDIRNVEPVYTSLPGWKNSIEGVTDWDKLPATAQSYISFVEEYLGVKFTIISTGPKRTETIVL; encoded by the coding sequence ATGAGTACAAGAGTTGTTATAGGAGCACAATGGGGTGATGAGGGGAAAGGCAAAATTGTTGACCTCCTCAGCAATAAGGCTGATTATGTAGTTCGCTTTCAAGGTGGAGCTAATGCCGGGCACACCCTTAAATTCGACGACAAAAAAGTAGTTCTGCACCTTATTCCTTCTGGAATTTTTAATGGTGATGCCAACTGCGTAATTGGCAATGGTGTTGTTATAGACCCTATTGCACTGGTCGAAGAAATCAACGGTGTTAAGGAGATGGGCTTCAGCCTTGAAGGGCGATTCTTCATCAGCCAAACTGCACATGTTATTCTCCCCTACCATAAATTGCTTGATCAACTCAAAGAAAAACGCAGGGGCGGTGACGCTATCGGCACCACGGGACGAGGAATCGGCCCGGCTTATGTCAGTAAAGTTTCCCGCGTTGGTATTCGTATGGTAGATCTGCTTGATCGCGATGTACTTCGTGAGAAAATTGATCAGAATCTGAAAGACATCAACTTTGCGCTTGAAAATCTCTACAAAGAGCCTACTCTTAGCACTGATGACTTGCTGGCTGAACTGGAAGACTCCATCAAAACGCTGGAGCCTTACATCTGCAATACAACAAACCTGATGCATGAAGGCATCAAGAATGGCAAGTCTATTCTGCTTGAAGGTGCTCAAGGCACCATGCTGGATGTAGATCACGGAACCTATCCATATGTTACATCTTCATCACCTACTTCAGGCGGTGCATGTACCGGATCAGGAATTCCTCCTACAGCACTCGATAAAGTGATGGGAATCACCAAAGCGTATTGTACCCGTGTCGGAAACGGCCCTTTCCCTACCGAGCTGTTGGATGAAACCGGCGAAGAGCTTCGCAAAAAAGGAGCTGAGTTTGGAGCAACCACCGGGCGACCTCGCCGTTGTGGCTGGCTTGATTTAGTAGCTTTGAAATATGTTGTTCAACTGAATGGCATCAACGAGCTTACGCTAACAAAAATGGATGTAATGGACGGCTTTGAGGAAATCAAAGTCTGCACGGCCTATAAATTAAATGGCGAAGAGACGGATGTCTATCCTCTTTCGCTAGAAGATATAAGAAATGTTGAGCCGGTCTATACTTCCCTTCCGGGATGGAAGAACTCTATCGAAGGCGTTACCGACTGGGACAAATTACCGGCAACTGCACAGTCTTATATTTCTTTTGTTGAAGAATATTTAGGCGTGAAGTTTACTATTATTTCAACCGGACCTAAGCGTACAGAGACGATTGTACTCTAA
- a CDS encoding sulfotransferase family protein, whose product MLKTKRICLWSGPRNISTALMYSFAQRSDSTVFDEPLYAHYLSSTNAAEYHPGAKEVLESQENDGQKVVDEIFLGDYDTPIAFFKNMSHHLVNLDWDFLGEMVNVILTRPPKDMLLSYAKHVKNPTMQDVGYEKHLEIVKYLHAIDKKPLIVDSKDILQYPQSRLRELCGTLGIPFDEGMLKWPAGPRKEDGVWAKHWYHNVHRSTGFRSYKSKNEELPENLKELHDQCQEAYEELLELA is encoded by the coding sequence ATGTTAAAGACAAAACGAATTTGCTTGTGGAGCGGTCCACGAAACATCTCAACGGCGCTGATGTATTCATTTGCACAGCGCAGCGACTCCACCGTATTTGATGAGCCGCTTTACGCTCATTATCTATCTTCAACGAATGCGGCTGAGTACCACCCCGGTGCTAAAGAAGTGCTTGAAAGCCAGGAAAATGATGGCCAAAAAGTGGTCGATGAAATATTCTTGGGAGATTACGACACGCCAATCGCATTCTTTAAAAACATGTCTCACCATTTGGTGAACCTTGACTGGGATTTTCTCGGTGAGATGGTTAATGTGATATTAACACGTCCGCCCAAAGACATGCTCCTTTCTTACGCTAAGCATGTTAAAAACCCAACAATGCAGGATGTGGGTTATGAGAAGCACTTAGAGATAGTTAAATATCTGCATGCTATCGATAAGAAGCCTTTGATTGTTGACTCTAAAGATATCCTGCAGTATCCACAATCACGCTTACGGGAACTGTGTGGAACATTGGGTATTCCTTTTGATGAAGGTATGCTGAAATGGCCTGCGGGACCACGAAAAGAAGATGGAGTGTGGGCGAAGCATTGGTATCACAATGTGCACCGTTCAACAGGCTTCCGGTCTTATAAGTCAAAAAATGAAGAACTCCCTGAAAACCTGAAAGAACTGCATGATCAGTGCCAGGAAGCGTACGAAGAACTGCTCGAGTTAGCTTAA
- a CDS encoding aminotransferase → MRQKLLSEGAKELSYEIREIVKKANILQKEGVEITWENIGDPIQKNAKVPEWIKEIIQDLAADNITYGYSDSKGELETREFLAARNNEMGGAQITADDILFFNGLGDAISTLYQYLNSTSRVIGPSPAYSTHSSAEAAHANHKPLTYKLDPENSWYPDMEDLRNKVEFNPNVVAILLINPDNPTGMVYPKEILDGIVALAKEFDLMLISDEIYHHITYNGARSYALSEVIDDVPGIAMKGISKEMPWPGARCGWIECYNRDKSSEFDQLCNALDDAKMIEVCSTTLPQMAIPKILGDQRFTEYRDALNKKIGWRSTFIADTLSEVPELIINKTYGAFYNTIVFKEGVLKDNQSLEIENPVVKKKVEDWVEGVPLDFRFVYYLLGATGICVVPISSFCSNLLGFRVTLLEEDEELLKKTFTQVRDSIREYLDS, encoded by the coding sequence ATGCGACAGAAGCTGCTCAGTGAAGGCGCCAAGGAACTTTCTTATGAAATCCGTGAGATTGTTAAGAAGGCAAATATCCTTCAGAAGGAAGGCGTTGAAATCACCTGGGAGAACATCGGCGATCCCATCCAGAAAAATGCCAAAGTACCCGAATGGATAAAAGAAATTATCCAAGATTTAGCAGCAGATAACATCACCTATGGATACAGTGATTCAAAGGGAGAACTTGAAACCCGAGAATTTCTTGCAGCCAGAAATAATGAGATGGGTGGAGCTCAAATTACCGCCGATGACATCCTCTTTTTTAATGGGTTGGGTGATGCCATCTCAACGCTCTATCAATATTTAAATTCTACATCCCGTGTTATAGGACCCTCTCCGGCTTACTCAACACATTCTTCCGCGGAAGCTGCGCACGCCAACCACAAGCCGCTAACGTATAAATTAGATCCGGAGAACAGCTGGTATCCGGACATGGAAGACTTGCGGAATAAAGTGGAGTTCAACCCGAATGTAGTAGCTATTCTGCTCATCAATCCGGACAACCCGACCGGGATGGTATATCCAAAAGAGATTCTGGATGGCATAGTGGCTCTGGCTAAGGAGTTTGACTTGATGCTGATTTCAGATGAAATCTATCATCACATCACCTATAACGGTGCCCGTTCATATGCTCTTTCGGAAGTTATTGATGATGTGCCAGGTATTGCGATGAAGGGAATTTCAAAAGAAATGCCATGGCCGGGTGCAAGATGTGGATGGATTGAATGCTATAATCGTGATAAAAGCTCTGAGTTCGATCAATTATGCAATGCGCTTGACGATGCAAAGATGATTGAAGTTTGCTCAACGACGCTTCCCCAAATGGCGATCCCAAAAATTTTGGGTGATCAGCGTTTTACTGAATACCGTGATGCTTTGAATAAAAAAATAGGATGGCGCAGCACCTTTATTGCCGATACCCTTTCGGAAGTGCCCGAATTAATTATTAATAAAACCTATGGGGCTTTCTACAATACCATTGTTTTCAAGGAAGGGGTTTTGAAAGATAATCAGTCACTCGAAATAGAGAATCCGGTGGTTAAAAAGAAAGTAGAGGATTGGGTAGAAGGTGTACCGCTCGATTTTCGATTTGTCTATTATTTATTAGGGGCTACAGGTATCTGCGTGGTTCCTATCTCTTCTTTTTGCTCAAATTTGCTCGGATTTAGGGTTACACTGTTGGAGGAAGACGAAGAGCTTCTCAAAAAGACCTTTACGCAAGTCCGTGATTCTATTCGGGAATACCTCGATTCTTAG
- a CDS encoding aminotransferase class IV, whose amino-acid sequence MTHGTHNAVYDPRNEDVLIYVNGELFPRNEAKISVFDSGYLVGDGVWEGFRLHKGVLVFLKEHYDRLFQGAKTVGMDLKMSREEITEAIWKTLDANEMKDGVHVRLMFTRGIKKTPSQDPRLTVSGPNLVIIAEYKKADPESRDRGVTLFTSTIRRGSPDYLDPRLNCHSKIHEVQALVQALEAGADEALMLDINGFVSTCNATNFFMIKDGEVWTSTGQYCMNGITRGKVIEVCEEEGIPCYQKNFSLFDVYGADEAFVTGSFGGLTPVTEIDGRTISESGPGELTQRLQKLYEEAIEQGVNKVKV is encoded by the coding sequence ATGACGCACGGCACGCACAACGCGGTTTATGATCCGCGAAATGAAGATGTACTGATTTACGTGAACGGGGAGCTTTTCCCTCGTAACGAAGCCAAGATCTCTGTTTTTGACAGCGGCTATTTGGTAGGTGATGGAGTGTGGGAAGGATTCCGCCTTCACAAAGGCGTATTGGTTTTTCTAAAAGAACATTATGACCGTCTTTTTCAGGGAGCCAAAACAGTCGGCATGGATTTGAAGATGTCGCGTGAAGAAATCACCGAAGCCATATGGAAAACACTGGATGCCAATGAGATGAAAGATGGGGTCCACGTTCGGTTGATGTTTACAAGAGGAATTAAAAAGACGCCGTCACAAGATCCCCGACTGACCGTTTCTGGCCCAAATTTGGTTATAATAGCCGAATACAAAAAAGCCGATCCTGAAAGCCGTGATCGGGGCGTTACTTTATTTACCAGTACCATACGTCGCGGTTCACCCGACTATCTTGATCCAAGACTGAACTGCCACAGTAAGATTCACGAAGTGCAGGCATTGGTTCAAGCATTAGAAGCCGGCGCAGATGAAGCGTTGATGCTGGATATAAATGGATTTGTATCAACATGTAATGCCACCAACTTTTTTATGATAAAAGATGGCGAGGTCTGGACCTCGACCGGTCAGTATTGCATGAATGGTATTACTCGCGGTAAAGTTATTGAAGTTTGTGAAGAAGAAGGGATTCCCTGTTATCAAAAGAATTTTTCGTTGTTTGATGTATATGGAGCAGATGAAGCTTTTGTAACTGGAAGTTTTGGCGGGCTCACTCCCGTTACAGAAATTGATGGACGTACTATTTCAGAATCTGGTCCCGGAGAATTAACTCAACGCTTACAGAAGTTGTATGAAGAAGCGATTGAGCAAGGAGTGAACAAAGTAAAAGTGTAA
- a CDS encoding sodium:solute symporter: MQFSPIDYIVIVVYLVGVAILGLKSSGKQTSNKDYFLGGDGIPWWAVLFSIVATETSTLTFISIPAVAYGGNLTFLQITVGYIIGRVFVALFFLPKYYEGDLLTAYTFLEKRFGDGMRNAASTTFMITRLLADGVRLFATAIPLAIILRLGGAFSGWGDLELYIVSICVITAITLIYTFFGGIKAVVWMDFVQMIVYIGGAFIAVGVLLGNLPAGFELPSEKLQLINLGFDMSFKEFIAQPYTLITAIVGGAVFSLASHGTDQLLVQRVLATRDLKSGQKAMIWSGVLAALQFALFMGIGLLLFMFYEGMSATDMGLATTDEVFAKFIVEQLPVGISGLIVAALFAAAMSSLSSSLNSLASSTTFDLYKPYFGKDNNEAEDLSISRKITMGWGVILTASAIFFAVLQLQGGERPAIVELGLGIASYTYGGLLGAFLLGMFFPKPDKTDAMIGFFFGLISLLFMVQGPIQNILPGDGLAIAWPLYTLVGSTIVVIVGSLSARIRGSKNG; encoded by the coding sequence ATGCAATTCTCTCCCATCGATTATATCGTTATTGTAGTATATCTGGTGGGAGTGGCAATTCTTGGACTGAAATCATCCGGTAAGCAAACTTCAAATAAAGACTACTTTTTAGGTGGTGATGGGATCCCATGGTGGGCTGTTTTGTTTTCCATTGTGGCCACTGAAACAAGTACGCTCACCTTTATCAGTATTCCTGCTGTGGCTTATGGCGGCAACCTTACTTTTTTGCAAATTACGGTGGGTTATATCATTGGGCGGGTGTTTGTAGCACTTTTCTTTTTGCCTAAATATTATGAAGGTGATCTGCTCACTGCCTATACCTTCCTTGAGAAGCGGTTTGGTGATGGCATGCGGAATGCTGCCAGTACTACTTTCATGATTACCCGACTGCTGGCCGACGGTGTTCGGCTATTTGCAACGGCTATTCCTTTAGCCATTATTTTGAGATTGGGCGGAGCTTTTTCTGGCTGGGGTGACTTAGAATTATACATCGTTTCTATTTGTGTGATTACAGCCATTACCCTCATCTATACCTTTTTTGGAGGGATTAAAGCTGTTGTATGGATGGACTTCGTTCAAATGATTGTGTACATCGGGGGGGCATTTATTGCAGTTGGTGTTCTGTTGGGGAATTTACCTGCCGGATTTGAACTGCCATCCGAAAAGCTCCAACTCATCAACCTTGGGTTTGATATGAGCTTTAAAGAATTTATAGCTCAGCCTTACACTCTTATTACAGCCATTGTTGGAGGCGCTGTTTTCTCGCTTGCTTCTCATGGAACGGATCAGCTATTGGTGCAGCGAGTGCTTGCAACACGTGATTTAAAGTCCGGCCAGAAAGCAATGATCTGGAGTGGGGTTTTAGCAGCTTTGCAATTTGCTCTTTTTATGGGGATTGGCTTACTGCTCTTTATGTTTTATGAGGGAATGTCAGCTACCGATATGGGATTGGCAACTACGGATGAAGTCTTTGCAAAATTCATCGTAGAGCAGCTTCCGGTGGGCATCTCGGGTCTTATTGTAGCTGCATTGTTTGCGGCTGCTATGAGTAGCCTGAGTTCGTCTCTGAACTCCCTGGCATCTTCAACCACCTTTGATTTGTATAAGCCCTATTTCGGTAAAGACAATAACGAAGCCGAAGACTTATCTATTTCCCGCAAAATTACGATGGGGTGGGGTGTGATTCTAACTGCCTCAGCAATTTTCTTTGCGGTGCTTCAGCTGCAGGGTGGCGAGCGCCCAGCTATTGTAGAGCTTGGGTTGGGGATAGCATCATACACTTACGGCGGATTATTGGGAGCGTTCTTACTTGGGATGTTTTTCCCCAAGCCCGATAAAACCGATGCCATGATTGGGTTTTTCTTTGGGCTGATCTCATTGCTATTCATGGTTCAGGGGCCTATTCAAAATATCTTACCGGGGGATGGCTTAGCCATTGCCTGGCCACTTTACACCTTGGTCGGCTCAACAATTGTGGTTATTGTAGGCTCACTTTCAGCAAGAATTAGAGGATCGAAAAATGGATAG
- a CDS encoding glycosylasparaginase, with the protein MINRKSFLKTSLLAIAPLNFSGLLKEKPKKGKKPVVISTWHTGTDANKAAWEVLSKGGYALDAVEKGVMVEEANPKNITVGYGGRPDRDGNVTLDACVMNEDGNCGAVAFLQDIMHPVSVARKVMTETPHSLLVGVGAKKFALEQGFKETNLLTKKSEEEWEEWLKNSEYELEINVENHDTIGMLALDEDGRVCGACTTSGAAYKMNGRVGDSPIIGSGLFIDPKVGGAVATGAGEEVVKTAGSHLVVEMMRAGHSPEEACKIAIERILERYPGDPKKIQVGYIALNNEGVYAGYSIQEGFDVSVYNADGNRAEPTEYLI; encoded by the coding sequence ATGATAAATCGAAAGAGTTTTTTAAAAACATCGCTATTGGCAATAGCGCCTTTAAACTTTTCGGGACTGCTAAAGGAAAAACCAAAAAAAGGGAAGAAGCCCGTTGTAATTTCAACCTGGCACACAGGAACCGACGCCAATAAAGCAGCTTGGGAAGTGCTATCGAAAGGAGGTTATGCTTTAGATGCCGTAGAAAAAGGAGTTATGGTTGAAGAGGCAAACCCCAAGAATATAACGGTAGGTTACGGTGGACGCCCGGATCGGGATGGAAATGTGACCTTAGATGCTTGTGTGATGAATGAAGATGGAAACTGTGGAGCTGTAGCATTCTTGCAGGATATCATGCATCCAGTTTCTGTAGCCCGTAAAGTGATGACCGAAACCCCGCATAGCTTACTGGTAGGTGTAGGTGCTAAGAAATTTGCTTTAGAGCAGGGGTTCAAAGAGACGAATCTATTAACCAAGAAGTCTGAAGAAGAGTGGGAAGAATGGCTCAAGAATTCTGAATATGAGCTGGAAATAAATGTTGAAAACCACGACACCATCGGAATGTTGGCTTTAGATGAAGATGGAAGAGTTTGTGGAGCTTGTACCACAAGTGGAGCAGCTTATAAGATGAATGGAAGGGTTGGTGATTCTCCAATTATTGGTTCGGGCTTATTTATTGATCCAAAAGTTGGTGGTGCTGTAGCCACTGGAGCCGGAGAGGAAGTAGTAAAGACCGCTGGGAGCCATTTAGTAGTGGAGATGATGCGAGCCGGACATTCTCCCGAAGAGGCTTGCAAAATTGCCATTGAGCGAATTTTAGAACGTTATCCCGGGGACCCCAAAAAAATACAGGTAGGCTATATAGCTTTGAATAATGAAGGTGTTTACGCCGGTTACAGTATTCAGGAAGGCTTTGATGTATCAGTTTATAATGCTGATGGTAACCGAGCTGAACCAACTGAATATCTAATATAA